In candidate division KSB1 bacterium, one DNA window encodes the following:
- a CDS encoding DUF4143 domain-containing protein, with product MQTQTGHPVLLVLDEVQKITRWSETVKRCWDEDTLAGRDIRVVILGSSALLMQTGLTESLAGRFEQLHATHWSWPECRAAFGWNLDQYLYFGGYPGAAALITDERRWAQYVRESLIETTLSKDILLPTRIEKPALLRQLFVMATEYAGQVVSYQKLLEQLLDAGNTTALAHYQHLLESAGLIKGLQKWQGTPLRRRASSPKWLVLNNALLTATAGVGFATWRQDAVRWGHLVETPVGAHLVNSALGTGDEIYYWRNHKHEVDFVLRQGERLLGIEVKSGRRRHFEGMTAFQRAFAPAKTLLVGPDGIALEEFLQQPARHWLDNLNS from the coding sequence TTGCAGACGCAAACCGGCCATCCCGTCCTGCTGGTTTTGGATGAAGTGCAAAAAATTACGCGCTGGTCGGAAACCGTCAAACGCTGCTGGGACGAGGACACCCTCGCGGGGCGTGATATTCGCGTTGTCATTTTGGGTTCTTCCGCGCTGCTCATGCAAACCGGATTGACCGAAAGCCTGGCCGGCCGTTTCGAGCAGTTGCATGCCACACACTGGTCCTGGCCCGAGTGTCGGGCGGCATTTGGCTGGAATCTCGACCAGTATTTGTATTTTGGCGGCTATCCCGGCGCTGCGGCTTTAATCACGGACGAGCGGCGCTGGGCGCAATATGTGCGGGAATCGTTGATCGAGACGACTTTGAGCAAAGACATTTTGTTGCCCACCCGCATCGAAAAACCGGCGCTGTTGCGTCAGCTTTTCGTCATGGCCACGGAATACGCCGGCCAGGTTGTTTCTTATCAAAAACTTTTGGAACAACTTCTGGATGCCGGCAACACCACCGCACTGGCGCATTATCAACATCTGCTGGAAAGCGCCGGGTTGATCAAAGGTTTGCAAAAGTGGCAAGGCACGCCATTGCGCCGGCGTGCCTCCAGTCCGAAATGGCTGGTTTTAAATAATGCTTTGCTGACGGCCACGGCGGGAGTGGGTTTTGCCACCTGGCGGCAGGATGCCGTACGCTGGGGACATTTGGTGGAGACGCCGGTGGGCGCACATCTGGTCAATAGCGCACTGGGCACGGGTGACGAAATTTATTATTGGCGCAATCATAAACACGAAGTCGATTTTGTGCTGCGGCAGGGAGAGCGTCTGCTTGGCATCGAGGTCAAAAGCGGACGGCGGCGACATTTTGAGGGTATGACTGCCTTTCAGCGGGCATTTGCGCCGGCCAAGACCCTGCTGGTCGGCCCGGATGGCATTGCGCTGGAGGAATTTCTGCAGCAGCCGGCGCGACATTGGCTTGACAACTTGAACTCTTGA
- a CDS encoding family 10 glycosylhydrolase — MKKPLLLCAIVLFINAFSVLAQFLPPKREFRGAWIATVINLDWPSSPFLTPAAQRAELVRLLEELQTHHINAVIFQVRSEADAMYASTLEPWSYWLTGSQGTPPSPFYDPLEFAIQETHRRGMELHAWFNPYRVSREVGNYPNDPRHLSVQHPEWVIQIGTIKFLDPGLPQVRQHITNVVMDVVSRYDVDGVHFDDYFYPYPPNQITNQDAATFANYSRGFTNLGDWRRDNVNLLIQTIHDSIQTVKPHVKFGMSPFGIWKNGVPPGITGLDAYSTIYCDALAWLQRQIVDYITPQLYWPFGGSQDYGKLMPWWASQRNGRHFYPGQAVYRAANWPANEIPRQVRANRANPGVQGSIMFRALYFRENSKGFADSLRTNLFRYHALPPVMAWKDSLLPNAPQNLRYERLAGDAPAALRWDAPPPAGDGDTASRYVVYHFNTSTLTAGDLEDPARIATVVGENAAILPTPTDNGPHYYVVTALDRNFNESATSNVIQVVPPPAPLLALPANGARDLPPSVTLSWYYPTAATSYHVQVAGDSSFATALLVNETGVVDTFKTISGLAGQSRYFWRVRASNAGGTGPFSPVFSFSTGFPAAPLLVYPANNTGEIARDPVLQWRRSAAAHSYDLQVARSLTFDSTALVVNESGLTDTSFAASGLEANRFYFWRVRAANAIGVSLWSEVWRFKTGSGTVVAENPERPQQFSLAQNYPNPFNPVTIIVFNLPENGTARLAVYNTLGQEIAVLVDEHLVAGRHEVTFDGSALASGVYFCRLRFGAQVLTRRMLLTK; from the coding sequence ATGAAAAAACCGCTATTGCTGTGCGCGATTGTATTGTTCATCAATGCTTTTTCTGTTTTGGCGCAGTTCCTCCCGCCCAAGCGAGAATTTCGCGGCGCCTGGATCGCCACGGTTATCAATCTCGACTGGCCCAGCTCGCCGTTCCTCACTCCCGCGGCACAGCGCGCCGAACTGGTGCGGCTGCTCGAGGAATTGCAAACCCATCACATCAATGCCGTGATCTTTCAGGTGCGTTCGGAGGCGGATGCCATGTACGCCTCCACGCTCGAGCCGTGGTCGTACTGGCTCACCGGCAGCCAGGGCACCCCGCCCTCGCCCTTCTATGATCCTCTGGAATTCGCGATTCAGGAGACACACCGGCGCGGCATGGAACTGCATGCCTGGTTCAATCCCTACCGCGTCTCGCGGGAAGTGGGCAATTATCCCAACGATCCCCGCCACCTCTCGGTGCAGCACCCGGAGTGGGTGATTCAAATCGGCACCATCAAATTTCTCGATCCCGGTCTGCCGCAGGTGCGCCAGCACATCACCAACGTGGTGATGGATGTGGTGAGCCGCTACGATGTTGACGGCGTGCACTTCGACGACTATTTCTATCCCTATCCGCCCAATCAAATCACCAATCAGGATGCCGCGACCTTTGCCAATTACAGCCGCGGCTTCACCAACCTCGGTGACTGGCGGCGCGACAATGTCAATCTGCTCATTCAAACGATTCATGACAGCATCCAGACGGTCAAGCCGCATGTGAAATTCGGCATGAGCCCGTTCGGGATCTGGAAAAACGGGGTGCCGCCCGGCATCACCGGCCTGGATGCCTACAGCACGATCTATTGCGACGCGCTGGCCTGGCTGCAGCGCCAAATTGTCGATTACATCACGCCGCAACTCTACTGGCCCTTTGGCGGCAGCCAGGATTACGGCAAGCTCATGCCATGGTGGGCGTCGCAGCGCAACGGCCGGCACTTCTATCCCGGCCAGGCCGTCTATCGCGCGGCAAACTGGCCGGCCAATGAAATCCCGCGGCAGGTGCGCGCCAACCGCGCCAATCCCGGCGTGCAGGGCAGCATTATGTTCCGTGCCTTGTACTTTCGCGAGAACAGCAAGGGTTTCGCCGACAGCCTGCGCACCAATCTCTTTCGGTATCACGCCCTGCCACCGGTGATGGCGTGGAAAGACAGCCTGCTGCCCAATGCGCCACAAAATCTGCGCTACGAACGGCTGGCGGGCGATGCACCGGCGGCACTGCGCTGGGACGCGCCCCCGCCCGCCGGCGATGGCGACACGGCCTCCCGCTACGTCGTTTATCATTTCAACACCTCCACCCTCACGGCCGGCGATCTCGAAGATCCCGCCAGGATCGCGACCGTGGTCGGTGAAAACGCCGCGATATTGCCCACGCCGACGGACAACGGACCGCATTACTATGTTGTGACCGCACTCGACCGCAATTTCAATGAGAGCGCAACGAGCAATGTGATTCAGGTGGTGCCGCCGCCGGCGCCGCTGCTGGCCCTGCCCGCCAACGGCGCGCGCGATCTGCCGCCGAGTGTCACGTTGAGCTGGTATTACCCCACGGCTGCGACGTCTTATCATGTGCAGGTTGCCGGCGACTCCAGCTTTGCGACCGCGTTGCTGGTCAATGAAACCGGGGTGGTGGATACCTTCAAAACGATCAGCGGGCTGGCGGGACAAAGCAGATACTTCTGGCGGGTGCGGGCGAGCAATGCCGGCGGAACCGGCCCCTTCTCGCCGGTTTTCAGCTTCTCCACGGGCTTCCCGGCAGCACCGTTACTGGTCTATCCGGCCAACAACACGGGGGAGATTGCGCGTGATCCGGTTCTGCAGTGGCGGCGTTCCGCCGCAGCGCATTCCTATGACCTGCAGGTCGCGCGCAGCCTGACTTTCGATTCGACCGCTTTGGTGGTCAATGAAAGCGGCCTGACCGACACCTCCTTCGCCGCCAGCGGCCTGGAGGCAAACCGCTTCTATTTCTGGCGCGTGCGGGCTGCGAATGCCATCGGTGTCAGCTTGTGGTCGGAAGTTTGGCGCTTCAAGACCGGCAGTGGCACGGTGGTGGCGGAAAATCCGGAGAGGCCGCAGCAATTCAGCCTGGCGCAGAACTATCCCAACCCGTTCAATCCGGTCACCATCATCGTGTTCAATCTGCCGGAGAACGGCACGGCGCGCCTGGCGGTCTACAACACGCTGGGACAGGAAATCGCGGTTTTGGTTGATGAGCATCTGGTTGCGGGTCGTCATGAAGTCACTTTCGACGGTTCGGCGCTGGCTTCGGGCGTTTATTTCTGCCGCCTGCGTTTCGGCGCGCAGGTGCTCACCAGGCGCATGTTGCTGACCAAGTAG